Proteins encoded together in one Microbacterium oxydans window:
- a CDS encoding NRDE family protein: MCTVVIDVEDAGFARLLAVRDEDPLRAWDSLGTWWPEDYPGVIGIRDRRAGGAWLAANPAERRLAVLLNRADVRDLTDGHAVSRGSLALESVLGRSPVAPLQMHGFNLLEVGPEGARVLSWDGVELRETPIVPGTHMIAHDDLDDATTPRIAAWLPEFRSLGPTADSADWTTEWTALLAASTELPPEDDRAIIRDNRPHGYSTQSLLYCVASVTAEGVEVRDVALPSPAHWTE; the protein is encoded by the coding sequence GTGTGCACGGTCGTGATCGATGTCGAGGATGCCGGATTCGCACGACTGCTGGCCGTGCGCGACGAAGACCCGCTACGGGCCTGGGATTCGCTCGGCACCTGGTGGCCGGAGGACTACCCCGGAGTGATCGGCATCCGTGATCGCCGCGCGGGCGGGGCGTGGCTCGCGGCGAACCCCGCCGAACGCCGGCTGGCCGTGCTGCTCAACCGTGCGGACGTGCGCGACCTGACCGACGGTCATGCCGTCTCCCGCGGCTCCCTCGCCCTCGAGTCGGTCCTCGGCCGCTCCCCCGTCGCGCCGCTGCAGATGCACGGCTTCAACCTGCTCGAGGTCGGCCCCGAGGGCGCCCGGGTGCTGTCCTGGGACGGCGTCGAGCTGCGGGAGACCCCCATCGTCCCCGGCACGCACATGATCGCCCACGACGACCTCGACGATGCGACGACCCCGCGGATCGCGGCCTGGCTGCCGGAGTTCCGCTCGCTCGGCCCGACTGCGGACAGTGCGGACTGGACGACGGAGTGGACCGCACTGCTCGCGGCATCCACCGAGCTCCCGCCCGAAGACGACCGCGCGATCATCCGTGACAACCGCCCGCACGGCTACTCCACGCAGTCGCTGCTCTACTGCGTGGCCTCGGTGACCGCCGAGGGCGTCGAGGTGCGCGACGTGGCCCTGCCGTCGCCCGCCCACTGGACCGAATAG
- a CDS encoding GlxA family transcriptional regulator: protein MKTVACVIQDGFAPFEFGVACEAFGLDRADDGVPNFDFRIVASRAGVVRSKIGFSVNVEHDLSFAYEADLVVFCPVPRESWGDIDPLLLDVARDAVARGAWVMSVCSGSFILAAAGVLDGRRATTHWMYAHVMADMYPQIDIDPDVLFVQDDKIITSAGTAAGIDACLHLLRQEVGAELTNRIARRMVVPPQRDGGQAQFIDRPIPVVPTDSLAAVADWAVEHLRDDLGVDQLAARALMSPRTFARRFKAEYGATPAAWLARQRIIHAQRMLERTDLPLEHIADECGFGSAAVLRQNFARVLGLTPTAYRARFSCAEDSAVPAA from the coding sequence ATGAAGACGGTCGCCTGCGTGATCCAGGACGGGTTCGCCCCCTTCGAGTTCGGTGTCGCCTGCGAGGCGTTCGGTCTGGACCGCGCCGACGACGGGGTTCCGAACTTCGACTTCCGCATCGTCGCCTCCCGCGCGGGCGTCGTGAGATCGAAGATCGGGTTCTCGGTCAACGTCGAGCACGACCTGTCCTTCGCGTACGAGGCCGACCTCGTGGTGTTCTGCCCCGTGCCCCGGGAGAGCTGGGGCGACATCGATCCGCTCCTGCTCGACGTCGCGAGGGATGCCGTCGCTCGCGGCGCCTGGGTCATGAGCGTGTGCAGCGGCTCCTTCATCCTCGCCGCGGCCGGGGTGCTCGACGGGCGTCGCGCGACCACGCACTGGATGTACGCGCACGTCATGGCCGACATGTACCCGCAGATCGACATCGACCCCGACGTGCTGTTCGTGCAGGACGACAAGATCATCACGAGCGCGGGCACCGCCGCCGGCATCGACGCCTGCCTGCACCTGCTCCGCCAGGAGGTGGGCGCCGAGCTCACGAACCGCATCGCCCGCCGGATGGTCGTGCCGCCGCAGCGCGACGGCGGTCAGGCGCAGTTCATCGATCGGCCGATCCCCGTCGTCCCGACGGACTCCCTCGCGGCCGTCGCCGACTGGGCGGTCGAGCATCTGCGCGACGACCTCGGCGTCGACCAGCTGGCGGCCCGGGCGCTGATGTCGCCGCGCACCTTCGCCCGACGTTTCAAGGCCGAGTACGGGGCGACGCCCGCGGCCTGGCTCGCGCGGCAGCGCATCATCCACGCGCAGCGGATGCTGGAGCGCACCGACCTCCCGCTCGAGCACATCGCCGACGAATGCGGCTTCGGGTCGGCGGCCGTGCTCCGGCAGAACTTCGCCCGGGTGCTCGGGCTCACGCCCACCGCCTACCGGGCGCGGTTCTCCTGCGCCGAGGATTCGGCGGTGCCGGCCGCCTGA
- a CDS encoding glycosyltransferase — MHIVFFGDQHLDSLGGAQVSMRLQREFLERAGHTVTVVAPKMHGSRTSSGSHCGAYIDLPSMPITVDREYSMSWPGRATDRFLDRAMTRRPPVDLVHVQADFWGAFIGHRYAQRHGIPVVHTMHNRVDVGIAAVTPLHRPALAALNAWRRIAMRGIGSPVRGGDGWAFLRGLALGASAVTAPSTHFARRLEQHDVFPRVDVIWNGIDDDLREQTLAAGPAEREPGRPRFVWLGRMSPEKRLLPFLEAFVASGVDADLEIIGGGAQRSAAEKIVRRREGVRFAGRLTYPQTLARIAAADALVQTSIGFETQGMTPFEAATLGTPSVICDPDIAAELGGGLWAVPDADDRRNAREREAQRTRALAETLRRAASDIAGGTAPVPVPEVADAFRQSSRTAAMVEVYERVLSAR; from the coding sequence ATGCACATCGTCTTCTTCGGCGATCAGCACCTGGACTCCCTCGGCGGAGCGCAGGTGTCGATGCGGCTCCAGCGGGAGTTCCTCGAACGCGCCGGTCACACGGTCACGGTCGTCGCTCCGAAGATGCACGGGTCGCGCACGTCGTCCGGCTCTCACTGCGGGGCGTACATCGACCTGCCCTCGATGCCGATCACGGTCGACCGCGAGTACTCGATGAGCTGGCCCGGACGCGCGACCGACCGCTTCCTCGACCGTGCCATGACCCGTCGCCCCCCGGTCGATCTCGTGCACGTGCAGGCCGACTTTTGGGGTGCGTTCATCGGACACCGCTACGCTCAGCGGCACGGCATCCCGGTCGTGCACACCATGCACAACCGCGTCGACGTCGGGATCGCCGCCGTCACGCCGCTGCACCGCCCGGCGCTGGCCGCCCTGAACGCCTGGCGCCGCATCGCGATGCGCGGCATCGGGAGCCCGGTGCGCGGCGGCGACGGCTGGGCCTTCCTGCGCGGACTCGCGCTCGGTGCCTCAGCCGTGACCGCCCCGTCGACCCATTTCGCCCGGCGTCTGGAGCAGCACGACGTCTTCCCCCGCGTGGACGTGATCTGGAACGGCATCGACGACGACCTGCGCGAGCAGACCCTCGCCGCCGGACCCGCGGAGCGCGAGCCCGGACGCCCGCGCTTCGTCTGGCTGGGACGGATGAGCCCCGAGAAGCGACTGCTGCCGTTCCTCGAGGCGTTCGTCGCGTCCGGTGTCGACGCCGACCTGGAGATCATCGGCGGCGGGGCTCAGCGCTCGGCAGCCGAGAAGATCGTCCGGAGGCGCGAGGGCGTGCGCTTCGCCGGGCGCCTGACGTATCCGCAGACCCTGGCGCGGATCGCTGCCGCCGACGCCCTCGTGCAGACATCGATCGGTTTCGAGACCCAGGGCATGACCCCGTTCGAGGCGGCGACGCTCGGAACCCCGTCCGTGATCTGCGACCCCGACATCGCCGCCGAGCTCGGGGGCGGACTCTGGGCGGTCCCGGATGCCGACGACCGGCGGAACGCCCGTGAGCGCGAGGCGCAGCGCACCCGCGCACTCGCCGAGACGCTGCGGCGCGCGGCATCCGACATCGCGGGCGGCACGGCACCGGTCCCCGTCCCCGAGGTCGCCGACGCCTTCCGCCAGTCGTCCCGCACGGCGGCGATGGTCGAGGTCTACGAGCGCGTGCTCTCGGCGCGCTGA
- a CDS encoding glycosyltransferase — translation MSVTSSDDPIDPSSGPAAEPAPRPLKIVIGCDTFAPDINGAARFAERLAAGLVQRGHDVHVVAPNQAYRRAQPHTEVIEGEPMTLHRLPSVRWAPHDWLRFVWPWRSKPYARKVIDQVQPDVVHIQSHIVIGRGLAYVAHERGIPVIATNHVMAENILDHTTMPKFIDDMVLKFAWADAKRTFDLTRAITTPTRRAADFLEKTVEVKGVIPVSCGIDRTQYTPVIAPREKNRIIFVGRLTAEKQVEVILKAMTELDPALETTFDIVGGGDQRKQLENLTTQLGLADRVTFHGRTSDEELRALLSRASLFVIASIAELQSIATMEAMASALPIVAADAVALPHLVHDGENGYLFEPGNVTELAARLTDVLTAEPAEYERMQRASLDGVAIHDINRTLDTFEALYRDEPLPE, via the coding sequence ATGTCTGTGACCTCCTCCGACGATCCGATCGATCCGTCGAGCGGCCCCGCCGCCGAACCCGCACCCCGCCCGCTGAAGATCGTGATCGGCTGCGACACGTTCGCGCCCGACATCAACGGCGCCGCCCGCTTCGCCGAGCGCCTCGCCGCCGGCCTGGTGCAGCGCGGGCACGATGTGCATGTCGTCGCCCCCAACCAGGCCTACCGCCGCGCGCAGCCGCACACCGAGGTCATCGAGGGCGAGCCGATGACCCTGCACCGACTGCCGTCGGTGCGCTGGGCACCGCACGACTGGCTGCGCTTCGTGTGGCCGTGGCGCTCGAAGCCCTACGCCCGCAAGGTCATCGACCAGGTGCAGCCGGATGTCGTGCACATCCAGTCGCACATCGTGATCGGCCGCGGTCTCGCGTACGTCGCGCACGAGCGCGGCATCCCCGTCATCGCGACCAACCACGTCATGGCCGAGAACATCCTCGACCACACGACCATGCCGAAGTTCATCGACGACATGGTGCTCAAGTTCGCGTGGGCCGATGCCAAGCGCACCTTCGATCTGACGCGGGCGATCACCACGCCCACCCGCCGCGCCGCCGACTTCCTGGAGAAGACGGTCGAGGTGAAGGGTGTGATCCCGGTCAGCTGCGGCATCGATCGCACGCAGTACACCCCGGTGATCGCCCCGCGCGAGAAGAACCGCATCATCTTCGTCGGCCGCCTCACCGCCGAGAAGCAGGTCGAGGTCATCCTCAAGGCGATGACCGAGCTCGACCCCGCGCTCGAGACGACGTTCGACATCGTCGGCGGCGGCGACCAGCGCAAGCAGCTCGAGAACCTCACGACCCAGCTCGGCCTCGCGGACCGCGTCACGTTCCACGGACGCACGTCCGACGAGGAGCTCCGCGCCCTGCTGTCCCGGGCGAGCCTGTTCGTGATCGCCTCCATCGCCGAGCTGCAGTCCATCGCCACGATGGAGGCGATGGCCTCGGCCCTGCCGATCGTCGCCGCGGATGCCGTCGCCCTCCCGCACCTCGTGCACGACGGCGAGAACGGCTACCTCTTCGAGCCGGGCAACGTCACGGAGCTCGCGGCGCGCCTGACCGACGTGCTCACCGCGGAGCCCGCGGAGTACGAGCGGATGCAGCGGGCCTCGCTCGACGGTGTCGCGATCCACGACATCAACCGCACCCTCGACACGTTCGAGGCGCTGTACCGCGACGAGCCGCTGCCGGAGTAA
- a CDS encoding VOC family protein, with protein MTSDVSGIGGLFFRSRDPEARADWYKEHLGISAGHTGIWQQEPGMTVFAPFPADSDYFAADQQFMLNLRVADIEQLAARLESEGIPVERRDEWNTAEYGTFARIHDPEGLAIELWQPPAESA; from the coding sequence ATGACCTCAGACGTGAGCGGTATCGGCGGCCTCTTCTTCCGCAGCAGAGATCCGGAGGCGCGGGCCGACTGGTACAAGGAGCATCTCGGGATCAGCGCCGGCCACACCGGGATCTGGCAGCAGGAGCCGGGCATGACGGTGTTCGCCCCGTTCCCCGCCGACAGCGACTACTTCGCGGCCGACCAGCAGTTCATGCTGAACCTGCGCGTGGCCGACATCGAGCAGCTCGCCGCGCGGCTGGAATCCGAGGGCATCCCGGTGGAGCGTCGGGACGAGTGGAACACCGCGGAGTACGGCACGTTCGCCCGCATCCACGATCCCGAGGGCCTCGCGATCGAGCTGTGGCAGCCGCCGGCGGAATCCGCCTGA
- a CDS encoding MarR family winged helix-turn-helix transcriptional regulator, translating to MNQLLLDRLLQIADLFQKDMARAFAGTGLTTARVQLLWTLHHAGPSTQQRLARLCEVTPRNITGLVDALEASGHVRRTPHPTDRRAVLVELTPSAAATMTQMQNEHAALNATLVGAVAPEDRDAVERGIGMIAAHLEVLVAQAVGAETAEASDPSGASAAPTAADTTAAAR from the coding sequence ATGAACCAGCTGCTCCTCGACCGCCTGCTGCAGATCGCAGACCTCTTCCAGAAGGACATGGCGCGCGCGTTCGCCGGCACCGGCCTCACCACGGCGCGTGTGCAGCTGCTGTGGACGCTGCACCATGCCGGGCCGTCGACGCAGCAGAGGCTGGCCCGCCTGTGCGAGGTCACGCCGCGCAACATCACCGGACTCGTCGATGCGCTCGAGGCATCCGGTCATGTCCGTCGCACGCCGCATCCGACCGATCGACGCGCGGTGCTGGTCGAACTGACCCCGTCGGCGGCGGCCACGATGACGCAGATGCAGAACGAGCACGCCGCACTCAACGCGACCCTCGTCGGGGCCGTCGCGCCGGAAGACCGCGACGCCGTCGAGAGAGGCATCGGCATGATCGCCGCCCACCTCGAGGTGCTCGTGGCGCAGGCGGTCGGAGCAGAGACCGCGGAAGCGTCCGATCCGTCAGGCGCATCCGCGGCCCCCACGGCGGCAGATACGACGGCGGCGGCACGATGA
- a CDS encoding MmcQ/YjbR family DNA-binding protein produces MVSIEDVRAIALALPGAVEAVSGHTGAAAWRLKSGQFAWLRGPTGADLRQLAEVGRDWPEGAVLAVRVADVGEKEALLAAEPEALFSIPHFDGYPGLLVRLDVIDRERLAELVTDAWLVRAPARVAKDWLAERGLD; encoded by the coding sequence ATGGTGAGCATCGAGGATGTGCGGGCGATCGCCCTCGCCCTCCCCGGCGCGGTGGAGGCCGTGAGCGGTCACACCGGCGCAGCGGCCTGGAGGCTCAAGAGCGGCCAGTTCGCGTGGCTGCGGGGCCCGACCGGGGCCGATCTGCGGCAGCTCGCCGAGGTCGGCCGGGACTGGCCGGAGGGGGCGGTGCTCGCGGTGCGCGTCGCCGACGTCGGCGAGAAGGAGGCGCTGCTGGCGGCCGAGCCCGAGGCGCTGTTCTCGATCCCGCACTTCGACGGCTACCCGGGGCTGCTCGTGCGCCTCGACGTCATCGATCGCGAGCGGCTGGCGGAGCTCGTCACCGATGCCTGGCTGGTGCGGGCGCCCGCCAGGGTCGCGAAGGACTGGCTCGCGGAGCGCGGGCTGGACTGA
- a CDS encoding DUF2252 domain-containing protein, translated as MLPAWTRPPTHRELLDRGAEARRRAPRRTLADLATGQRDPLGILARQNRSRIPELLPLRAERMSASPFAFYRGTAALMAADLADAPHSGILVASCGDAHVSNFGFYASAERRLMFDLNDFDEAAWAPWEWDVKRLVASIVIGGQAGGRSDEVIDAAVLAAVAGYARGIARATELSPTARYFTHFDVASARAMLDKASQKAIRSAVKQAERRTGERAVRRLTEEDADGRRRFRHEEPTTSPVGPAVLDDVQDLLAQYRRTTSPDVALLFEHFTVSDVARRVVGVGSVGTRCYLVLFQDGEGSAVLMQPKQASRSVLAEYGRIPQPATLREAIDAGGEGARVVAMQRIMQALSDPFLGHMRNANADFYVRQFHDMKGSIDVEELDDGPFITYGQACAATIARAHSQSLTATEVAGYVGSGRVLGRALLEWARAYAAVSSADHAAFRASLSA; from the coding sequence ATGCTCCCGGCCTGGACGCGCCCACCGACACATCGCGAACTCCTCGACCGCGGGGCCGAGGCCCGCAGACGTGCCCCTCGTCGCACGCTCGCCGACCTCGCGACCGGGCAGCGAGATCCGCTCGGGATCCTCGCCCGTCAGAACCGTTCCCGCATCCCCGAGCTGCTGCCGCTGCGCGCGGAGCGGATGTCCGCCAGCCCCTTCGCGTTCTACCGCGGCACCGCGGCACTGATGGCCGCCGACCTCGCGGATGCTCCGCACAGCGGCATCCTCGTCGCCTCGTGCGGTGACGCGCACGTGTCGAACTTCGGCTTCTATGCCTCCGCCGAGCGCAGGCTCATGTTCGATCTCAACGACTTCGACGAGGCCGCGTGGGCGCCGTGGGAGTGGGACGTGAAGCGCCTGGTCGCGAGCATCGTCATCGGCGGGCAGGCCGGCGGGCGCAGCGACGAGGTCATCGACGCCGCCGTCCTCGCGGCCGTCGCAGGATACGCGCGCGGCATCGCGCGGGCGACCGAGCTGAGCCCCACCGCTCGCTACTTCACGCACTTCGACGTCGCGTCCGCACGGGCCATGCTCGACAAGGCCTCCCAGAAAGCCATCCGCAGCGCCGTGAAACAGGCCGAGCGGCGCACCGGCGAGCGCGCGGTGCGCCGCCTCACCGAGGAGGACGCGGACGGTCGGCGCCGGTTCCGGCATGAGGAGCCGACCACCTCGCCCGTCGGCCCCGCGGTCCTCGACGACGTGCAGGATCTGCTCGCACAGTACCGGCGCACCACGAGCCCGGACGTGGCTCTGCTGTTCGAGCACTTCACCGTGAGCGACGTCGCCCGGCGCGTGGTCGGCGTGGGCAGCGTGGGCACCCGCTGCTATCTCGTGCTCTTCCAGGACGGCGAGGGCAGTGCGGTCCTGATGCAACCCAAGCAGGCCTCGCGGAGCGTGCTCGCCGAGTACGGACGTATCCCGCAGCCGGCCACTCTGCGCGAGGCGATCGACGCCGGCGGCGAAGGGGCGCGCGTGGTGGCGATGCAGCGCATCATGCAGGCGCTTTCCGACCCCTTCCTCGGCCACATGCGCAACGCGAACGCCGACTTCTACGTGCGGCAGTTCCACGACATGAAGGGCAGCATCGACGTCGAGGAGCTCGACGACGGTCCGTTCATCACGTACGGGCAGGCCTGCGCCGCGACCATCGCCCGCGCACACAGCCAGTCGCTCACCGCGACGGAGGTCGCGGGCTACGTCGGCAGCGGACGGGTGCTCGGCCGGGCCCTTCTCGAATGGGCGCGCGCGTACGCCGCGGTGTCGTCGGCCGACCACGCGGCGTTCCGCGCGTCCCTCAGCGCGTGA
- a CDS encoding alpha-mannosidase — MHDDTSLTVGRVKRVLEERIRPAIHSASVPLDVEIHELPGEPIAPAEGLALDYAPGVVGAPWGPAWGTTWFKLTGRVPAGWAGRRVEALIDLGFDVNMTGFQCEALAYRAGDAGSDPIPVKSINPRNQWVPITETAAGDEPVELYLEAASNPVLLDYHPFLPTQEGDILTSSKEPLYRARRMDLAVFEPEVFDLSLDLEVLFELQAELPATSPRRMRILQAMDDALDVLDLQRIVETAPDARARLADVLAAPAEASAHRISAVGHAHIDSAWLWPVRETIRKVARTTSSMTTLIEEQPEFQYGMSSAQQYAWIKEHRPEVWERVKAAVAAGRFLPLGGMWVESDTVMPTGESLVRQFSHGQRFFEREFGIRSKGVWLPDSFGYSPALPQLMRRAGFEWFFTQKISWNQQNVFPHHSFLWEGIDGSQVFTHFPSMDTYNSQLSGMEVAKASRQFKENRLSSRSIAPVGWGDGGGGTTREMTGKAERLRDLEGSAQVVWEHPDVFFDAAKAELPHPAVWVGELYLELHRGTLTSQHATKALHRWAEHALIEAELWAATDAVRTGAAYPQAEFDRLWQAVLLHEFHDILPGTSIAWVHREAVEVLSDVLSDAEDIAGAARRSLAGEGGRKLQFEPTSVGRGRALGAAFVGESTATPVSLKEEDGGWRLENELVSVLVSAEGLIVSAVDKATGRDAVAPGKAANLFQLHQDFPNMWDAWDIDRYYRNSVEDLTAVSSIEASVVGASARIVVVRPFSESTIEQMIILMPGSRTVLLRNEVDWHETEKLLKLAFPLDIQATHTEAETQFGFQSRVTHTNTSWEAAKFETSMHRFVLVREQDFGAALVNDSIYGYDTSREVSDDAVTTTVRLSLLRAPRFPDPDTDHGHHEIEVGFVIGADAAIATAEGIRINALPTVMSGAREVEPLVSVQGEGIVVSAVKLADDGSGDVIVRVYEALGRRAVGELTVGFEHREVREVSLIEDDIEEARRGGELKLRPFEVRTLRITR, encoded by the coding sequence ATGCATGACGACACCTCGCTCACCGTCGGCCGCGTCAAGCGCGTGCTCGAGGAGCGCATCCGCCCGGCCATCCACTCGGCCTCCGTGCCGCTGGACGTCGAGATCCATGAACTCCCCGGCGAGCCGATCGCCCCGGCCGAGGGCCTCGCGCTCGACTACGCGCCCGGCGTCGTCGGTGCGCCCTGGGGGCCGGCCTGGGGGACCACCTGGTTCAAGCTCACTGGACGCGTGCCCGCCGGGTGGGCGGGACGCCGCGTCGAGGCGCTCATCGACCTCGGCTTCGACGTGAACATGACGGGCTTCCAGTGCGAGGCCCTGGCGTACCGCGCCGGCGACGCGGGGTCCGACCCGATCCCGGTGAAGAGCATCAACCCGCGCAACCAGTGGGTCCCGATCACCGAGACGGCCGCGGGCGACGAGCCCGTGGAGCTGTACCTCGAAGCGGCATCCAACCCGGTGCTCCTGGACTACCACCCCTTCCTGCCGACGCAGGAGGGTGACATCCTCACCTCCTCGAAGGAGCCGCTCTACCGCGCGCGGCGGATGGACCTGGCCGTGTTCGAGCCGGAGGTCTTCGACCTGTCGCTCGACCTGGAGGTGCTGTTCGAGCTGCAGGCCGAGCTGCCGGCGACCTCCCCGCGGCGCATGCGCATCCTGCAGGCCATGGACGACGCGCTCGACGTGCTCGACCTGCAGCGCATCGTGGAGACGGCCCCCGACGCCCGCGCCCGCCTCGCCGACGTGCTGGCCGCTCCGGCCGAGGCGAGCGCGCACCGGATCTCGGCCGTCGGCCACGCGCACATCGACTCCGCGTGGCTGTGGCCCGTGCGCGAGACGATTCGCAAGGTCGCGCGCACCACCTCCTCGATGACGACGCTCATCGAGGAGCAGCCCGAGTTCCAGTACGGCATGTCCAGCGCGCAGCAGTACGCCTGGATCAAGGAGCACCGCCCCGAGGTGTGGGAGCGGGTCAAGGCTGCCGTCGCCGCCGGGCGCTTCCTGCCGCTCGGCGGGATGTGGGTCGAGTCCGACACCGTCATGCCGACGGGGGAGTCGCTCGTGCGGCAGTTCTCGCACGGGCAGCGCTTCTTCGAGCGCGAGTTCGGCATCCGCTCGAAGGGCGTGTGGCTGCCGGACAGCTTCGGCTACTCGCCGGCTCTGCCGCAGCTGATGCGCCGTGCCGGGTTCGAATGGTTCTTCACGCAGAAGATCTCGTGGAACCAGCAGAACGTCTTCCCGCACCACTCCTTCCTGTGGGAGGGCATCGACGGCTCGCAGGTGTTCACGCACTTCCCGTCGATGGACACCTACAACTCGCAGCTGAGCGGCATGGAGGTCGCCAAGGCGTCGCGGCAGTTCAAGGAGAACCGCCTCAGCTCGCGCTCGATCGCTCCGGTCGGCTGGGGTGACGGCGGCGGTGGCACGACCCGCGAGATGACCGGCAAGGCCGAGCGTCTGCGCGACCTCGAGGGCAGCGCGCAGGTGGTGTGGGAGCACCCGGACGTCTTCTTCGACGCCGCCAAGGCCGAGCTGCCGCATCCGGCCGTGTGGGTCGGCGAGCTCTACCTCGAGCTGCACCGCGGCACGCTCACGAGCCAGCACGCCACCAAGGCGCTGCACCGCTGGGCCGAGCACGCGCTGATCGAGGCCGAGCTGTGGGCCGCGACCGATGCCGTGCGCACCGGCGCCGCCTACCCGCAGGCCGAGTTCGACCGGCTGTGGCAGGCGGTGCTGCTACACGAGTTCCACGACATCCTGCCCGGCACCTCGATCGCGTGGGTGCATCGGGAGGCGGTCGAGGTGCTGTCGGATGTGCTGTCGGATGCCGAGGACATCGCGGGGGCCGCCCGCCGCTCGCTCGCGGGTGAAGGTGGCCGGAAGCTGCAGTTCGAGCCGACGTCCGTCGGACGCGGACGTGCCCTCGGGGCGGCCTTCGTGGGTGAGTCCACGGCGACTCCGGTGTCACTGAAAGAAGAGGACGGCGGCTGGCGACTGGAGAACGAGCTCGTCTCGGTGCTGGTCTCGGCCGAGGGGCTCATCGTCTCGGCGGTCGACAAGGCCACCGGCCGCGACGCCGTCGCACCGGGCAAGGCCGCGAACCTGTTCCAGCTGCACCAGGACTTCCCGAACATGTGGGACGCGTGGGACATCGATCGCTACTACCGCAACAGCGTCGAAGACCTCACCGCGGTGTCGTCGATCGAGGCATCGGTGGTCGGCGCGTCGGCCCGCATCGTGGTCGTCCGTCCGTTCTCGGAGTCGACCATCGAGCAGATGATCATCCTCATGCCGGGCTCCCGGACCGTGCTGCTGCGCAACGAGGTCGACTGGCACGAGACCGAGAAGCTGCTCAAGCTCGCCTTCCCGCTCGACATCCAGGCCACGCACACCGAGGCCGAGACGCAGTTCGGGTTCCAGTCCCGCGTGACGCACACGAACACCAGCTGGGAGGCGGCGAAGTTCGAGACCTCGATGCACCGCTTCGTGCTGGTGCGCGAGCAGGACTTCGGTGCCGCTCTCGTGAACGACTCGATCTACGGCTACGACACCTCGCGCGAGGTGTCGGACGACGCGGTCACGACGACCGTGCGTCTGTCGCTGCTGCGCGCTCCGCGGTTCCCCGACCCCGACACCGACCACGGCCACCACGAGATCGAGGTCGGCTTCGTGATCGGAGCGGATGCCGCGATCGCCACGGCCGAGGGCATCCGGATCAACGCCCTGCCGACGGTCATGAGCGGTGCACGCGAGGTCGAGCCGCTGGTGTCCGTGCAGGGCGAGGGGATCGTGGTGTCGGCGGTCAAGCTCGCCGACGACGGCTCCGGCGACGTGATCGTGCGCGTGTACGAGGCGCTCGGACGGCGTGCCGTCGGCGAGCTGACGGTCGGCTTCGAGCACCGCGAGGTGCGCGAGGTCAGCCTGATCGAGGACGACATCGAGGAGGCGCGCCGGGGCGGCGAGCTGAAGCTGCGGCCGTTCGAGGTGCGGACGCTGCGCATCACGCGCTGA